A region of Aneurinibacillus sp. REN35 DNA encodes the following proteins:
- the plsX gene encoding phosphate acyltransferase PlsX, whose product MIIAIDAMGGDFAPASNVEGAIEAARAMPDIRLVLVGDEAKLTPLLAQAPNNIEIRHAAEKIEADEEPVRAVRRKRDSSMVVGVTMVQNKEADAIISAGNTGAFMTSALLITGRIKGIDRPALSPTVPTIDSSGVMILDAGANMDAHPKHLLQYAIMGSIYAEKVMGVEKPRIGLLNVGTEARKGNDLTKEAYGLLKESSLNFVGNVEARDIMEHICDIVVCDGFSGNILLKTMEGMAKTLMSVMKEEFTRTITGQLGAMMLRPGLKRVKMQMDYAEYGGALLMGVQGTCIKAHGSSNPRAIYTAIKQARKFVEHDVNSLIAREIQGESGDYHV is encoded by the coding sequence ATGATTATTGCAATAGATGCGATGGGGGGAGATTTTGCTCCCGCCTCGAATGTAGAAGGAGCCATAGAAGCAGCACGTGCGATGCCGGATATTCGCCTTGTGCTTGTTGGTGACGAAGCGAAGCTGACACCGTTGCTTGCACAGGCTCCGAATAATATTGAGATTAGACATGCAGCAGAGAAGATCGAAGCCGATGAAGAACCGGTGAGAGCGGTGCGCCGTAAGCGGGACTCTTCGATGGTAGTAGGCGTAACGATGGTGCAGAATAAAGAAGCCGATGCGATTATTTCTGCCGGGAACACAGGCGCCTTTATGACATCGGCGCTGTTGATTACCGGCCGCATTAAAGGCATCGATCGTCCGGCGCTTAGCCCGACTGTACCGACAATTGATTCCTCCGGCGTGATGATTCTTGATGCCGGAGCGAATATGGATGCGCACCCGAAGCATTTGCTGCAATATGCGATTATGGGCAGCATCTATGCGGAGAAGGTAATGGGGGTTGAGAAGCCTCGCATCGGTTTGTTGAATGTTGGTACAGAAGCGAGAAAAGGAAACGATTTAACGAAAGAAGCCTACGGACTCTTAAAAGAGAGCTCACTGAACTTTGTTGGCAACGTAGAGGCGCGGGATATTATGGAACACATCTGCGATATTGTAGTGTGTGACGGGTTTTCCGGCAACATTCTATTGAAGACAATGGAAGGCATGGCTAAGACGTTAATGTCAGTAATGAAGGAAGAGTTTACGCGCACGATCACAGGCCAATTGGGAGCCATGATGCTGCGTCCTGGTCTTAAAAGAGTTAAAATGCAGATGGATTATGCGGAATATGGCGGTGCGTTACTGATGGGCGTGCAAGGAACATGTATCAAAGCGCATGGTTCTTCTAATCCCCGTGCGATTTACACTGCCATTAAACAAGCAAGAAAGTTTGTCGAACACGACGTAAACAGCCTTATTGCAAGAGAAATTCAAGGGGAAAGCGGGGATTACCATGTTTAA
- a CDS encoding YceD family protein, which translates to MKLKKNQLLQLRGGKFPIDEAVELNLKRKHQQIAEVKPAHFIGEAYATSGLFIVEGRVTGELTMECARCLVKFPYHYNVAIKETFMDENQIEFEVDEEMEIHPLEDDEIDVIPYLEAAVLLSIPHTVVCSEECKGLCPECGTNRNEKNCGCVVERIDPRLAVLGELFGKQDK; encoded by the coding sequence ATGAAATTGAAAAAAAACCAGCTGCTTCAACTACGGGGCGGCAAGTTCCCAATTGATGAAGCTGTAGAATTGAACCTTAAGCGGAAGCATCAGCAAATCGCTGAAGTGAAGCCGGCTCATTTTATTGGAGAGGCCTATGCGACATCTGGTCTATTCATTGTCGAAGGTCGTGTTACCGGTGAATTGACGATGGAATGTGCTCGCTGTCTGGTAAAGTTTCCGTATCATTATAATGTGGCAATCAAGGAAACGTTTATGGATGAGAATCAGATCGAGTTCGAAGTGGACGAAGAGATGGAAATTCATCCGCTTGAAGATGATGAGATTGATGTGATACCGTACCTAGAAGCGGCTGTATTGCTGTCAATTCCGCATACGGTTGTATGCAGTGAAGAGTGTAAGGGGCTATGTCCGGAATGCGGAACGAATCGCAATGAGAAAAACTGCGGTTGTGTTGTAGAACGCATTGATCCAAGACTGGCCGTGCTAGGTGAACTTTTTGGAAAGCAAGACAAATAA
- a CDS encoding nucleotidyltransferase, which translates to MKTTGIVVEYNPLHNGHAYHIAESKNKTGADTVIAIMSGNFLQRGEPAIVTKWARTEMALRAGVDLVLELPFVYATQNAEQFAFGAIATLHATGVVDEVCFGSESGDITWLDKLAALLVKEPVSFKEVLQSGLAQGLSYPSAYGRALTSLLPEIATDTPFDQTQQPNNILGLHYCLALHRLQSPMKPATIKRQKAGYHQEHVTDQHIASATALRKIIREQSSVHFSSIEAYVPQSTLDVLHTEKTAGRFPIDWDCFYPYLQHQLLTHWPEELTHIHEMNEGVEHRILQSLPYAASFRELMESVKTKRYTWTRLQRLLLYSMLNLTRGKMEAAAPKQGPAYLRVLGFTSAGQTLLKRMKKTSTLPVITRIGKEKHAMLALDVQASTLYAMGMDTVIRQKEMQREYWQAPLRVEPD; encoded by the coding sequence ATGAAAACAACCGGCATTGTTGTGGAATATAACCCTCTACATAACGGACACGCGTATCATATAGCGGAGTCCAAAAACAAAACAGGCGCAGATACCGTTATCGCAATAATGAGCGGTAACTTCTTGCAGCGAGGCGAACCGGCCATCGTGACTAAGTGGGCGCGTACCGAGATGGCACTGCGTGCAGGCGTCGATCTTGTGCTTGAGCTGCCTTTCGTCTATGCGACACAAAATGCAGAGCAATTTGCCTTTGGAGCGATTGCTACGCTGCATGCCACCGGCGTAGTGGATGAGGTGTGCTTCGGCTCCGAAAGCGGAGACATTACCTGGTTGGATAAATTGGCCGCGCTGCTTGTCAAAGAGCCCGTCTCCTTTAAAGAAGTGCTGCAGAGCGGACTGGCTCAGGGTCTTAGCTACCCGTCCGCCTATGGACGCGCTCTTACCTCCCTATTACCCGAAATAGCAACGGATACGCCGTTCGATCAGACTCAGCAACCCAATAACATTCTTGGCTTACATTACTGTCTTGCACTTCATCGCCTGCAAAGTCCCATGAAGCCGGCTACCATCAAGCGCCAAAAAGCCGGCTATCACCAAGAACATGTTACAGACCAGCATATTGCCAGCGCTACCGCTCTGCGCAAAATCATTCGTGAACAAAGCAGTGTGCATTTCTCTTCCATTGAGGCCTATGTGCCGCAAAGTACGCTTGATGTTCTGCATACAGAGAAAACAGCGGGCCGCTTTCCTATTGATTGGGACTGTTTTTATCCGTATCTTCAACATCAGCTTCTCACACATTGGCCAGAAGAGTTGACACATATCCACGAGATGAACGAAGGGGTAGAGCATCGCATCCTTCAGTCGCTTCCATATGCCGCTTCCTTTCGGGAGCTAATGGAATCTGTAAAAACAAAGCGGTATACCTGGACACGACTTCAACGACTGCTTCTATATAGTATGCTCAATCTGACACGCGGTAAGATGGAGGCGGCCGCACCCAAGCAAGGCCCTGCTTATCTTCGTGTACTCGGCTTTACCTCTGCCGGACAAACGCTGCTCAAACGCATGAAGAAGACAAGCACGCTGCCGGTTATTACCCGTATCGGCAAAGAAAAGCATGCGATGCTTGCGCTTGATGTCCAGGCAAGCACACTATATGCGATGGGAATGGATACGGTTATCCGGCAAAAAGAAATGCAGCGGGAGTACTGGCAAGCCCCGCTGCGTGTTGAACCTGATTAA
- the fapR gene encoding transcription factor FapR, with translation MARLAKKDRQEALHSLLVVSPFYTDEEIAAHFGVSIQTIRLDRMELGIPEVRERIKNMAKKSLDEVKSLPLEEMVGELLDIELDYSGISLLEITEEHIFSRTQIARGHHIFAQANSLAVAVIDADVVLTAAARIRYVRPVRLGEKLVAKAAVRETEGDQSKVRVETRVKDELVFSGTFRVFRMRDFDAQTGRKQEEV, from the coding sequence ATGGCCCGCCTCGCGAAAAAAGATCGCCAGGAAGCATTGCATAGCTTGCTTGTGGTAAGCCCGTTCTATACGGACGAAGAGATTGCCGCACATTTTGGGGTCAGCATCCAGACCATTCGCCTTGACCGGATGGAACTCGGAATTCCGGAGGTCCGCGAGCGAATCAAGAATATGGCGAAGAAGTCATTGGATGAAGTGAAATCCCTTCCGCTCGAAGAGATGGTTGGGGAATTGCTTGATATCGAATTAGACTATTCGGGAATTTCTTTACTTGAGATTACCGAGGAACACATTTTTTCCCGAACGCAGATTGCCCGCGGGCATCATATATTCGCCCAGGCCAATTCGCTGGCTGTTGCAGTCATTGACGCGGATGTCGTGCTGACGGCCGCGGCGCGAATCCGGTATGTACGCCCTGTTCGCCTCGGCGAGAAGCTGGTAGCGAAAGCAGCCGTACGTGAGACAGAAGGTGATCAGAGCAAAGTACGAGTGGAGACCCGCGTGAAGGATGAGCTTGTATTCAGCGGCACATTCAGGGTATTCCGCATGAGAGACTTTGACGCGCAGACCGGCCGCAAACAGGAGGAAGTATGA
- the fabD gene encoding ACP S-malonyltransferase: MGKVAFIFPGQGSQYVGMGADLYEKEAAAKAVFDQADQALGFSLSALCFKGPEDDLRLTANTQPAILTASTAVLAVVKEKLNVTPDYVAGHSLGEYSALVAAEALSFADAVQIVRARGEYMEEAVPAGQGAMSAVMGMDREALAEVCRKVTEAGNPVQLANLNSPGQIVISGSAQGVAQAGDEAKAGGAKRVIPLNVSGPFHSMLMEPAAKKLSNTLASYEIQDAQIAVVANVSAHTVQAKEDMKEALIQQVASPVLWEDSVRFMLEAGVDLFIEIGPGTVLSGLVKKLDRKVKTIAIQDIPTLEKAMEQLAEQE, encoded by the coding sequence ATGGGCAAGGTTGCGTTCATTTTTCCCGGACAGGGATCACAATATGTCGGCATGGGGGCCGACTTGTATGAAAAAGAAGCGGCGGCAAAAGCCGTGTTCGATCAAGCGGATCAGGCACTTGGATTTTCACTCTCTGCCTTATGTTTCAAGGGGCCGGAGGACGATCTTCGCTTAACAGCCAACACACAACCGGCGATTCTGACAGCGAGTACAGCCGTGCTTGCTGTGGTAAAAGAAAAGCTAAATGTGACGCCAGACTACGTGGCAGGCCACAGTCTAGGTGAATATTCAGCACTGGTAGCTGCTGAAGCCCTTTCATTTGCAGACGCGGTACAAATTGTGCGTGCGCGCGGTGAGTATATGGAAGAGGCGGTACCGGCAGGACAGGGTGCAATGTCGGCTGTTATGGGGATGGATCGGGAAGCGCTTGCTGAGGTATGTCGCAAGGTTACAGAGGCAGGAAACCCGGTACAGCTTGCCAACTTGAATAGTCCTGGTCAAATCGTTATCTCTGGCAGTGCACAAGGCGTTGCACAGGCGGGAGATGAGGCGAAGGCCGGCGGTGCAAAACGGGTCATTCCACTCAATGTAAGCGGTCCGTTCCATTCAATGTTGATGGAGCCAGCAGCGAAGAAGCTGTCTAATACGCTTGCCAGCTATGAAATTCAGGATGCTCAGATAGCGGTTGTAGCGAACGTATCGGCACACACTGTCCAAGCCAAGGAAGATATGAAAGAAGCATTAATTCAACAAGTCGCATCGCCTGTTCTTTGGGAGGACAGCGTTCGCTTCATGCTAGAAGCCGGTGTAGACCTGTTTATTGAAATCGGCCCGGGAACGGTTTTATCTGGTCTGGTAAAAAAGCTTGATCGAAAAGTTAAAACGATTGCCATTCAAGATATACCGACGCTTGAAAAAGCAATGGAGCAGCTTGCGGAGCAGGAATAA
- the fabG gene encoding 3-oxoacyl-[acyl-carrier-protein] reductase, with protein sequence MLEGKVALVTGASRGIGRAIALELASQGADVAVNYAGSEAAAREVADEIVKLGRRAIVVQANVANAGEAEAMVKQTIDELGKLDILVNNAGITRDNLLMRMKEEEFDDVIAINLKGVFNCTKAVTRPMMKARGGRIINISSVVGVMGNPGQANYVAAKAGVIGMTKSVARELASRGITINAVAPGFIETDMTSILGDDTKESLLSQIPLGRLGKPQDIADIVSFVASEKASYITGQVFHVDGGMYM encoded by the coding sequence ATGCTAGAAGGAAAAGTAGCACTTGTCACAGGTGCGTCCCGTGGAATTGGTCGCGCGATTGCGCTTGAGCTGGCCAGCCAGGGAGCGGATGTGGCGGTTAATTATGCCGGAAGTGAGGCTGCTGCACGAGAAGTAGCAGACGAAATTGTAAAGCTTGGCCGCCGTGCCATCGTTGTACAGGCAAATGTGGCAAATGCGGGTGAAGCGGAAGCTATGGTCAAACAAACCATTGATGAGCTGGGTAAGCTTGATATCCTCGTCAATAATGCCGGTATTACCCGCGATAACCTGTTGATGCGCATGAAGGAAGAAGAGTTTGATGATGTAATCGCAATCAACCTGAAGGGCGTATTTAACTGTACAAAAGCAGTAACACGCCCGATGATGAAAGCACGCGGTGGGCGCATTATCAATATTTCTTCTGTAGTAGGTGTAATGGGAAATCCAGGTCAGGCGAATTACGTAGCCGCAAAAGCAGGAGTTATCGGGATGACCAAGTCGGTGGCTCGCGAGTTAGCGAGCCGCGGTATTACCATAAATGCGGTAGCTCCAGGATTCATTGAAACGGATATGACATCTATTCTTGGAGATGATACGAAGGAATCCCTGCTCTCTCAAATACCGCTTGGACGCCTCGGAAAACCGCAGGATATTGCTGATATCGTCTCGTTTGTCGCTTCAGAAAAAGCGAGTTATATTACGGGTCAAGTTTTTCATGTTGACGGTGGCATGTATATGTAA
- a CDS encoding patatin-like phospholipase family protein, protein MPAIGLALGAGGARGFAHIGVLEVLEEHGIVPVYLSGSSMGSLVASLYASGFTPQMMEKLAVHLKRKHWLDFCVPGMGFVTGEKLRHLVKLLTRGKNIEELERPLSIVATDLVSGERVIFTEGPVYEAVRASVSIPGIFVPHKLGTRLLVDGGVVDRVPIEMVRTMGSELTIGVDVSLAPSNSPVRTFFDVIFQTIDVMEREIFLHRTVHADIMVRPDVGRFSSTSFTNIDEIIEEGRKAARVMVPYIQEKIEEWRNRA, encoded by the coding sequence ATGCCAGCCATAGGTTTGGCTTTAGGGGCGGGCGGCGCGCGCGGCTTCGCACATATTGGTGTACTTGAAGTTCTTGAGGAACATGGGATTGTTCCGGTGTATTTATCAGGCAGCAGCATGGGCAGTCTCGTAGCATCGTTATATGCTTCCGGATTTACCCCGCAGATGATGGAGAAGCTTGCGGTTCATCTAAAGCGCAAGCATTGGCTGGATTTTTGTGTGCCGGGTATGGGGTTTGTTACAGGCGAGAAGTTACGTCATCTGGTCAAATTACTGACCCGAGGGAAGAACATTGAAGAATTGGAACGCCCGCTGTCGATCGTTGCAACAGATCTTGTATCGGGCGAGAGAGTTATATTCACAGAAGGACCTGTATACGAAGCTGTGCGGGCAAGTGTATCCATTCCAGGGATTTTTGTACCGCATAAATTGGGTACTAGATTACTTGTAGACGGTGGTGTAGTGGATCGCGTACCGATAGAGATGGTGCGTACGATGGGATCTGAATTAACGATCGGGGTTGATGTATCCCTTGCTCCTTCAAATAGCCCTGTCCGGACATTTTTTGATGTTATTTTTCAAACGATTGATGTAATGGAGCGGGAGATTTTTCTTCACCGGACGGTGCATGCAGATATTATGGTTCGGCCCGATGTCGGGCGGTTTAGTTCAACATCATTTACAAACATTGATGAAATTATTGAAGAAGGAAGAAAAGCGGCCCGAGTGATGGTGCCGTATATCCAAGAGAAGATTGAAGAATGGAGGAACCGCGCATGA
- a CDS encoding SepM family pheromone-processing serine protease has translation MEEPRMSLRQRFLRGRFAPFIFAVLAAAVVLAVAFYPTSYYIIRPGSAIELAPMVTVEGGQKDEQGVLMLTTVRMAKANVLGYLYAKADPYSELMEEAKVHSPHETDEQYNLRELQEMKNSQENAMIAAFRQAGLPVKVTEKGANVIFFVPNMPAEKHVKIGDVITKVDDKPIKNAPELLAALKGRKAGETVKLTFTRDGQSKSAVIKLQAFPKAPGEKEARAGIGIAYPNPDGPVTQREVELPRKVEIKSEKIGGPSAGLMFTLEILNQITPGDLTKGYRIAGTGTINASGKVGPIGGVEHKVRAADKAGADIFFAPDNPIPQGSKQRSNYAAAKAEAEKLNAKVKIVPVRTLDDAMKYLASLPPKGGKQ, from the coding sequence ATGGAGGAACCGCGCATGAGTCTGCGCCAGCGTTTTTTGAGAGGGCGTTTTGCCCCGTTTATTTTTGCTGTATTGGCGGCGGCTGTTGTACTCGCTGTAGCTTTTTATCCTACAAGTTATTATATTATACGGCCGGGCTCGGCCATTGAACTTGCGCCGATGGTGACGGTAGAAGGCGGACAGAAGGATGAACAGGGCGTTTTGATGCTGACTACCGTGCGAATGGCGAAGGCTAATGTACTGGGATATTTGTACGCAAAAGCCGATCCGTATTCCGAATTGATGGAAGAAGCCAAGGTTCACAGCCCTCACGAAACGGACGAGCAGTATAACCTGCGTGAGCTGCAGGAGATGAAGAATTCGCAGGAAAATGCAATGATCGCCGCTTTTCGCCAGGCGGGATTGCCTGTGAAAGTGACCGAGAAAGGGGCGAACGTCATTTTCTTCGTGCCGAATATGCCGGCAGAGAAGCACGTAAAGATTGGTGATGTTATTACAAAAGTGGATGATAAGCCAATCAAAAATGCACCGGAGCTGTTAGCAGCGCTAAAGGGACGTAAAGCCGGTGAGACAGTCAAGCTTACATTCACCCGAGATGGACAGAGCAAGAGTGCGGTAATAAAGCTACAGGCATTTCCAAAAGCACCGGGTGAGAAGGAGGCGCGCGCAGGGATTGGCATTGCTTATCCGAATCCGGACGGACCGGTTACACAACGGGAGGTGGAGTTGCCAAGAAAAGTGGAGATCAAATCCGAGAAGATTGGTGGGCCATCTGCTGGCCTGATGTTTACTTTAGAAATCCTAAATCAGATCACACCTGGTGATTTGACGAAAGGGTACCGTATTGCAGGCACGGGAACGATCAATGCGTCAGGCAAGGTAGGACCGATTGGCGGTGTGGAGCATAAAGTGCGCGCTGCGGACAAGGCGGGAGCGGATATATTCTTCGCCCCCGATAATCCGATTCCACAAGGAAGCAAACAGCGCTCTAACTATGCGGCCGCAAAAGCCGAGGCAGAGAAGCTTAATGCCAAGGTGAAGATTGTACCGGTGCGCACCCTTGACGATGCAATGAAATACTTAGCAAGTCTTCCGCCAAAAGGCGGGAAACAGTGA
- a CDS encoding beta-ketoacyl-ACP synthase III encodes MFKMDRAVGILATGRYLPEKVLTNADLEKIVETTDEWIVTRTGIKERRIARDNETSSDMATAAAQQALDKAGISAEQVDLIIVATVTPDMFFPSTACLVQEKLGAKRAAAFDLSAACSGFLYGTSVAAQFVASGMYRYVVVVGVESLSKIVDWSDRSTCVLFGDGAGAAVIGPVEDGMGFLSFELGADGGGAELLKLEAGGSRIPVPKIEPGRKENYIHMAGGEVFKFAVRAMNTASDQALEQAGITKEDVDFLVPHQANLRIIDSAVKRLGLAYDKVVVNLNRYGNMSSASIPVALDEAVSEGRIKEGDTLVLVGFGGGLTWGASVIKWSTKEKKEGK; translated from the coding sequence ATGTTTAAGATGGACCGGGCTGTTGGCATTCTAGCGACTGGACGCTATTTGCCTGAAAAGGTGCTTACGAACGCCGATTTAGAGAAGATAGTCGAGACGACGGACGAATGGATTGTTACACGTACGGGCATCAAAGAACGAAGAATCGCAAGAGACAATGAAACCTCTTCCGATATGGCAACAGCCGCTGCACAGCAGGCGCTTGATAAAGCCGGTATTTCAGCCGAACAGGTGGATTTGATTATCGTTGCTACGGTAACACCGGATATGTTTTTCCCATCTACCGCCTGTCTTGTCCAGGAGAAGCTAGGGGCAAAACGTGCAGCTGCTTTTGATTTATCGGCTGCTTGCTCTGGTTTTTTATATGGAACATCGGTGGCTGCGCAGTTTGTTGCAAGCGGCATGTATCGGTATGTAGTGGTGGTTGGAGTCGAGTCACTCTCTAAGATCGTAGATTGGTCTGACCGCAGTACATGCGTATTGTTCGGTGACGGGGCGGGAGCTGCGGTCATTGGCCCGGTAGAAGATGGGATGGGCTTTCTCTCCTTTGAGCTTGGTGCGGATGGTGGCGGTGCAGAATTGCTTAAACTTGAAGCGGGCGGCTCTAGAATTCCTGTACCGAAGATTGAACCGGGACGTAAGGAGAATTACATACACATGGCGGGTGGCGAGGTGTTTAAATTCGCGGTACGCGCGATGAATACAGCTTCGGACCAGGCACTAGAACAAGCGGGGATTACAAAAGAAGATGTAGACTTTCTTGTTCCCCATCAAGCGAATCTGCGCATTATTGATTCAGCCGTAAAACGCCTTGGATTGGCGTACGATAAAGTGGTAGTGAATTTAAACCGTTATGGCAATATGTCATCGGCGTCCATTCCCGTTGCACTTGATGAGGCTGTCAGCGAAGGTCGAATTAAAGAAGGCGATACTCTTGTACTTGTCGGATTCGGCGGCGGTCTAACGTGGGGCGCATCGGTAATTAAATGGTCGACCAAGGAGAAAAAGGAGGGGAAATAA
- a CDS encoding acyl carrier protein: MAETFDRVKKIIVDRLGVDESEIKEEASFKDDLGADSLDVVELVMELEDEFDLEISDEDAEKITTVGDVIKYIEAHK; this comes from the coding sequence GTGGCAGAGACATTCGACCGTGTAAAGAAAATTATCGTGGATCGCCTCGGCGTTGACGAATCTGAGATCAAAGAAGAAGCTTCTTTCAAAGACGATCTTGGCGCAGACTCTCTTGATGTCGTAGAATTGGTGATGGAGCTCGAAGATGAGTTCGATCTTGAAATTTCTGACGAAGATGCAGAGAAAATCACGACTGTGGGTGATGTAATCAAATACATAGAAGCCCACAAGTAA
- the rpmF gene encoding 50S ribosomal protein L32 has translation MAVPQRRTSKTRKNKRRTHFKLEVPGMVKCPECGEMKLAHRVCKSCGSYKGNQVVNNA, from the coding sequence ATGGCAGTACCTCAAAGACGGACGTCGAAAACTCGTAAAAATAAGCGTCGTACTCACTTCAAACTGGAAGTGCCGGGCATGGTAAAATGCCCTGAGTGTGGCGAAATGAAGCTGGCTCACCGCGTATGCAAAAGCTGCGGCTCATACAAAGGAAACCAGGTTGTAAATAACGCGTAA